GCGACGCAGGATTGGACAAGCGGAAATCATCATTCGGTTCGACGAGTCCGCGACCGAACAGTGCCGACCAGACCCGATTGACCTGCGCCTTGGCGAAGAACGGATTGCTGGGCTGTCGCAGCCAAGCGGCCAGCGCTTGCAGCCGATCTTCGCCCGGTTGAGCCGTCCAATTCGGGCCACCCAGGAATTTCGGCGGAGTTGGATTCTTCGTGCGTGGGTGCGGCCATTCGCTGGTGCGGTCCAAGTAGACGATTTGCTCGCCAACGAATTCGTGCGTGTCGAGCGTATCGCGGCGGTTGTTGGACAGCACCCGATACTGCACCTGACTGAAGAAGGCCGTGAATTGATGATATTCGTCTTGTGTCCATTGATCAAACGGGTGATTGTGACAGCGGGCACACTGCAACCGCACCCCCAGGAACAATTGGGCGACGGATTCAGCTCGGGTCATCGGATCGCGGAGCGAGCGATACAGGTTGGCGGCGGGGGATTCGTAGGTGCTGCCGCGACCGCTGACCAACTCGGCGGCGAATTCCGTCAGTGGGCGATCGGCGGCGAGTTGTGCGCGAATCCAGGCATGGAAGACTCGCACGCCTTTGGAATCGAGGGCTTTTTCTTCGTTTCGCAGAATATCCGACCATCGCATGGCCCAATAATCGGCGAAGGCATCGGAAGCAAGTAGCCGATCAACCCACTTCTCGCGTTTGTTGGGCGAGGCATCGGCCAAAAATGTCGTGGCCTCATTCGCAGTCGGCAGTCGGCCGGTGAGGTCGAGCGTGACCCGTCGCAGAAACATCGCATCATCGCTGGGGGCCGAGGGTTGCAGCCGCATCGCCTCGAATCGGGCAAACACGCGCTGATCGATCGGCGAGGGCAGGCGTTCGGCATGCAGCGCGATGGGCGACCGCTCCGGCAGGAACGACAGCCGCACGGGAACTTGTTTCTCCAAGTATCGCACCAGCACCACCACATCGCCTGGTTGGATGCGTTGCACCAGCCCGGTCGGTGTGACCTTCACCAGACCTTCTTGCGATAATTCGCTGACGGCCAGCCGGGTGACATCGCGGGTGAGTCCATCCGCGAAGCGAGCGGTGACGGAAAGCTGCACCGAGTCGATCGAATCGGTCAGGATTTGTTCGCGTGGCGTGAC
This DNA window, taken from Tuwongella immobilis, encodes the following:
- a CDS encoding DUF1549 and DUF1553 domain-containing protein produces the protein MRAATHLAIRFAFACGTFLLLTAPTLAADSVPSFRREVMAVLARGGCNQGACHGNLNGKGGLKLSLRGEDPATDFVTLTREGLARRTDPLHPDQSLLILKTMGGVPHEGGVRFAPTTPEVAILRRWIAAGCPDDPVTLPALTSLTVTPREQILTDSIDSVQLSVTARFADGLTRDVTRLAVSELSQEGLVKVTPTGLVQRIQPGDVVVLVRYLEKQVPVRLSFLPERSPIALHAERLPSPIDQRVFARFEAMRLQPSAPSDDAMFLRRVTLDLTGRLPTANEATTFLADASPNKREKWVDRLLASDAFADYWAMRWSDILRNEEKALDSKGVRVFHAWIRAQLAADRPLTEFAAELVSGRGSTYESPAANLYRSLRDPMTRAESVAQLFLGVRLQCARCHNHPFDQWTQDEYHQFTAFFSQVQYRVLSNNRRDTLDTHEFVGEQIVYLDRTSEWPHPRTKNPTPPKFLGGPNWTAQPGEDRLQALAAWLRQPSNPFFAKAQVNRVWSALFGRGLVEPNDDFRLSNPASHPDVLEWLAADFAKHGHRLKPLIRTIVTSQTYQLSSLPNAVNANDDWYESHARPRPIAAEPLMDAVSQVLGVSPRFAGYPKSIRAVQVAAPRFPGRNKPLNSAERFLRVFGQPDRLLTCDCERSDDPGILQAFQFLSGEWLDEQLQRPDNRLGKLLEAGQDDRTILHTIMLSALSRRPSDIEERAILRQIAESTDRRKAWEDTVWGILNCKEFLLRR